Proteins from a genomic interval of Oncorhynchus clarkii lewisi isolate Uvic-CL-2024 chromosome 13, UVic_Ocla_1.0, whole genome shotgun sequence:
- the LOC139364806 gene encoding neurogenic locus notch homolog protein 3-like encodes MGGNYNVWIFLPILFLVHNCEGFRCLDKYRPCDNGGMCIDSPSRCICRPGYIGPLCQSLDPCHRSPCLNGAACKSQVANGMPQFTCVCQRGFRGQDCSLIDACATSPCANGARCASWNNHYNCSCPPGFQGKNCRNDIDECRKSGACLNAGLCMNTHGSFRCQCPPGYSGRTCEVSSLPCAPSQCINGGTCRPTGDHTYDCACLPGFEGHNCETNMDDCPGHRCMNGGLCVDGVNTYNCQCSPEWTGQYCAEDVNECLMQPNACHNGGTCFNTIGGHTCVCVNGWTGDDCSENIDDCATAVCFNGATCHDRVASFFCECPVGKTGLLCHLDDACVSNPCNEGAVCDTNPLNGRAICTCPAGFVGGACNQDMDECSIGANPCEHFGKCVNTEGSFQCQCGRGYAGPRCEIDINECLSMPCQNDATCLDRIGEFTCICMPGYMGTYCEVDVDECESNPCVNDGICRDMVNGFTCTCQPGFTGTMCQIDIDECASTPCQNGAKCYDRPNGYECRCAEGYEGTLCESNTNNCQPDPCHHGTCVDGIASYTCNCEAGYTGYRCENQLNECHSNPCQNGGKCVDLVNKYICQCQHGTSGTNCEINFDDCASKPCDYGICKDGINRYDCVCKPGFTGPLCNVEMDECSSGPCRNGGTCVDEENGFHCQCPEGFQPPYCYSQVDECGSNPCVHGACRDDINGYRCDCEPGWVGKNCDLDRNDCLPSPCQNAGTCIDQLNGFTCKCRQGFRGNLCQVNINECSSSPCLNQGTCVDGVASFTCLCELPYSGPTCADVLTPCSPNPCANHALCTNTPDYLGYQCNCQQGWQGQLCNIDVNECIANPCKNRGTCTNTLGGFMCSCRGGFTGLNCETDINDCAPNPCLSGGSCTDGVNSIRCSCLPGFTGPRCAVEVNECQSAPCKNGGTCTDYVNSYTCTCRPGFTGINCETNIPDCTESSCFNGGTCTDKINGYSCTCRSGFTGSHCQYEVNECDSQPCLNGGVCQDALESFRCSCPKGYTGNRCQMPVDWCRRSSPCQNGGRCRQKDASFSCECLGGWSGRYCDIPGVSCEVAALKRGLQTDELCHHGGHCVNTGNTHYCKCPTDYTDSYCESQVDHCEDKHCRNGATCRGYVGGYQCDCMPGYTGENCELEVNECQSHPCQNGGTCIDLVGHYICSCPPGTLGVLCEINEDDCAPPLRLRGTPSKCLNNGTCVDRVGGYRCNCPPGFTGERCEGDINECHSNPCSPANSLDCIQLPNDYQCVCKPGFTGRRCQSRFSVCESQPCQNGGACSVSSSPALGYACTCQLGYAGNNCERSMSCRELSCYNGGSCALTTRGARCTCLTGYAGPQCQHRSNEGCSSQPCRNGGLCTEETSFPFFLCQCAQGWTGKRCEQGSTRLVETLLPPACPLADCHGKANDGVCDKECNTFPCRWDGGDCSLAVNPWARCTDPRCWRVFNNSQCDESCNNADCLYDNFDCKNKEKICNPIYEAYCIDHYADGRCDQGCNSEECGWDGLDCAGNVPENLADGVLVLVVLLPPDELVNTAPAFLQKLSAILRTTLRFRLDHNGEPMIRPYTRREARLKRELQPHQEVIGSIVYLEIDNRLCSQRSDDCFPSADSAADYLGALSAVEMLPFPYPIKEVRGEKIPDPVDMPEWGKLMLVGVAALFLLVILVVGVLIGRRKREHSTLWFPEGFFPKKEPSSNKNRREPLGQDALGMKYMPKTVEESLLGDHSDSWIDTDCPEAKRLKVEEPSILSDSEDTVDCRQWTQHHLAAADIRMPPSMALTPPQGEFDQDCMDVNVRGPDGFTPLMLASFCGGGLEPELPEEEESEECSANIISDLIYQGATLAAQTDRTGETALHLAARYARADAAKRLLDAGADANAQDNTGRTPLHAAVAADAQGVFQILIRTRATDLDSRMYDGSTALILAARLAVEGMVEELITCHADINAVDELGKSALHWAAAVNNVEATMALLKNGANKDMQDLKEETPLFLAAREGSCEAVKVLLAHFANREITDHMDRLPRDIAQERMHHDIVQLLDEYNTVRSPQGHGGAPHHLAGGHTLSPLMCPPSAFMPGLKNTPQGKKSRRPGAKGSGLGGQHAQNLKDSAKARNKKLTLDMQSALLESSVTLSPVDSLDSPRGGANNAGYITNPCSPVAMPSSGLFHSSMSVPSTPMVHNSMMDGSGPFAVSLAQLNDLGDGGMSMQGRVSMASQVNQGPHSYVLNAGQLGLNMGLVSPVSVPFDWHSRMPSSSQCGGQVVNLVHSSQAGMHPQSPMQQQQNSLMMQQHQQNLYRSAQQAMLQPTPVIASTPISHSPVKLPSISEQQQQLHNHSMASQQSLRMGTSSPSTPQTTQPPPAFFQQQQQQPPQPQPATQPTSPQASQAPPPQASGSTAGLEDYPTPPSQHSYSSALDATPKHYLRLSSEHPYLTPSPESPEPWSSPSPHCVSDWSDSTPSPAVAGPAQTQIPHVQESNGKMQVFA; translated from the exons ATGTCGGCCGGGGTACATCGGCCCTCTGTGCCAAAGCCTGGACCCCTGTCACCGGTCGCCATGCCTCAACGGAGCTGCCTGCAAGAGCCAGGTGGCCAACGGAATGCCACAATTCacctgtgtgtgtcagagagggtTCAGag GTCAAGACTGCTCCCTCATAGACGCCTGTGCCACCAGCCCCTGTGCCAATGGCGCCCGCTGTGCCAGTTGGAAtaaccactataactgttcctgcCCGCCCGGGTTCCAGGGGAAGAACTGCCGCAACGATATCGACGAGTGCCGCAAGTCTGGCGCCTGTCTCAACGCAGGCCTCTGCATGAACACCCATGGTTCCTTCCGCTGCCAGTGCCCACCTGGGTACAGCGGGCGCACCTGCGAGGTGTCCTCCCTGCCCTGCGCCCCCTCACAGTGCATCAACGGGGGCACCTGCCGCCCGACCGGAGATCACACCTATGACTGTGCCTGCCTGCCAG gGTTTGAGGGACACAACTGTGAGACGAACATGGACGACTGCCCAGGGCATAGGTGTATGAATGGAGGCCTGTGTGTGGATGGAGTCAACACCTATAATTGCCAGTGCTCACCTGAGTGGACAGGTCAGTACTGTGCAGAGGATGTCAATGAGTGCCTTATGCAGCCCAACGCCTGCCATAACGGAGGCACCTGCTTCAACACCATCGGGGGGCACACCTGCGTGTGCGTCAACGGCTGGACGGGAGACGACTGTAGCGAGAACATCGACGACTGTGCCACCGCCGTGTGCTTCAACGGCGCCACCTGCCACGACCGCGTGGCGTCCTTCTTCTGCGAATGTCCCGTGGGGAAAACCG GTCTGCTGTGTCACCTGGACGACGCGTGCGTCAGCAACCCGTGTAACGAGGGCGCCGTGTGTGATACCAACCCCCTGAACGGGCGCGCCATCTGCACCTGTCCCGCCGGCTTCGTGGGCGGAGCCTGCAACCAGGACATGGACGAATGTTCCATTG GTGCCAACCCCTGTGAACACTTTGGGAAGTGTGTGAACACGGAGGGGTCCTTCCAGTGCCAGTGTGGCCGAGGCTACGCCGGCCCCCGCTGTGAGATCGACATCAACGAGTGTCTGTCCATGCCCTGCCAGAATGATGCCACCTGTCTGGACCGCATCGGAGAGTTTACCTGCATCTGCATGCCAG GCTACATGGGGACCTACTGTGAGGTGGATGTGGATGAGTGTGAGAGCAACCCTTGTGTGAACGACGGTATCTGTCGGGACATGGTCAACGGCTTCACATGCACCTGCCAGCCAG GGTTTACTGGCACCATGTGTCAGATCGACATTGATGAGTGCGCCAGCACGCCCTGCCAGAACGGAGCCAAGTGTTACGACCGGCCCAACGGATACGAGTGCCGCTGTGCTGAAG GGTACGAGGGCACACTGTGCGAGAGCAACACCAACAACTGCCAGCCCGACCCGTGCCACCACGGCACCTGCGTGGACGGCATCGCCAGCTACACGTGTAACTGCGAGGCGGGCTACACGGGTTACCGCTGCGAGAACCAGCTGAACGAGTGCCACAGTAACCCCTGCCAGAATGGGGGCAAGTGTGTGGACCTGGTCAACAAGTACATCTGCCAGTGTCAGCACGGTACCTCAG GTACCAACTGTGAGATTAACTTTGATGACTGCGCCAGCAAACCATGTGACTATGGCATCTGCAAGGACGGCATCAACCGCTACGACTGCGTGTGCAAACCAGGCTTCACCGGCCCTCTGTGCAACGTGGAGATGGACGAGTGCTCGTCCGGACCCTGCAGGAACGGGGGGACGTGTGTGGACGAGGAGAACGGCTTCCACTGCCAGTGTCCCGAGGGCTTCCAGCCTCCCTACTGTTACTCCCAGGTGGACGAGTGTGGCAGCAACCCCTGTGTGCACGGCGCCTGCAGAGACGACATCAACGGCTACCGCTGTGACTGTGAGCCCGGCTGGGTGGGGAAGAACTGTGACCTAGACCGTAATGACTGTCTGCCCAGCCCCTGTCAGAACGCTGGCACCTGCATCGATCAGCTGAACGGATTCACCTGCAAGTGTCGCCAGGGCTTCAGAG GTAACCTGTGCCAGGTCAACATCAACGAGTGTTCATCCAGTCCGTGTCTGAACCAGGGCACGTGTGTGGACGGCGTGGCCAGTTTCACCTGTCTGTGTGAGCTGCCCTACAGCGGGCCCACCTGTGCCGACGTGCTCACCCCCTGCTCCCCCAACCCCTGCGCCAATCATGCCCTGTGCACCAACACACCTGACTACCTGGGCTACCAGTGCAACTGCCAGCAAGGATGGCAAGGTCAGCTGTGCAACATTGACGTGAACGAGTGCATCGCCAACCCGTGTAAGAACCGTGGTACCTGCACCAACACACTGGGAGGGTTCATGTGCTCCTGCCGCGGCGGCTTCACCGGGCTCAACTGTGAGACGGACATCAATGACTGTGCCCCTA ACCCGTGTCTGAGTGGGGGTTCCTGTACGGACGGTGTGAACTCGATCCGCTGCAGCTGTCTGCCAGGCTTCACGGGGCCTCGCTGTGCCGTGGAGGTCAACGAGTGTCAGAGCGCCCCCTGTAAGAACGGCGGCACCTGCACAGACTACGTCAACAGCTACACCTGCACCTGCAGACCTGGCTTCACCGGCATTAACTGTGAGACCAACATCCCAGACTGCACTGAAAG CTCATGCTTCAACGGAGGTACCTGTACAGACAAGATCAACGGCTACTCCTGTACCTGTCGCTCAGGCTTCACAGGCTCCCACTGCCAGTATGAGGTGAATGAGTGTGACTCCCAGCCCTGCCTCAACGGAGGGGTCTGCCAGGACGCTCTGGAGTCCTTCCGCTGTTCCTGTCCCAAGGGATACACAGGCAACCGctgccag atgCCAGTGGACTGGTGCAGACGCTCGTCTCCCTGTCAGAACGGGGGGCGCTGTCGTCAGAAGGACGCCTCCTTCTCCTGTGAGTGTCTGGGAGGCTGGTCTGGACGCTACTGTGACATCCCTGGGGTTTCCTGTGAGGTTGCCGCGCTCAAGAGAG GCCTCCAGACAGACGAGCTGTGTCATCACGGAGGTCACTGTGTCAACACAGGCAACACCCACTACTGTAAGTGTCCCACAGACTACACAGACAGCTACTGTGAGAGCCAGGTGGACCACTGTGAGGACAAACACTGTCGCAACGGCGCCACCTGCAGGGGCTACGTGGGAGGATACCAGTGTGAC TGTATGCCAGGCTACACCGGAGAGAACTGTGAGTTGGAGGTCAACGAGTGCCAGTCTCACCCGTGCCAGAACGGTGGCACCTGCATTGACCTGGTGGGACACTACATCTGTTCCTGCCCACCTGGCACCTTGG GTGTTCTGTGTGAGATCAATGAGGATGACTGTGCTCCTCCTCTGAGGCTGCGCGGGACTCCTTCTAAGTGTCTGAACAACGGTACCTGTGTGGACAGAGTGGGGGGCTACCGCTGTAACTGTCCCCCTGGCTTTACTGGAGAGAGGTGTGAGGGGGACATCAACGAGTGTCACTCCAACCCCTGCAGCCCCGCCAACAGTCTGGACTGCATCCAGCTCCCCAACGACTACCAGTGTGTCTGCAAGCCCGGCTTCACAG GTCGGCGGTGCCAGAGCAGGTTCAGTGTGTGTGAGTCTCAGCCCTGTCAGAACGGAGGGGCCTGTTCTGTCTCCAGCAGCCCAGCACTTGGATACGCCTGTACCTGTCAGCTG GGCTATGCTGGGAACAACTGTGAGAGGAGCATGTCCTGTCGGGAGTTGTCTTGCTATAATGGAGGTAGTTGTGCTCTGACCACGCGGGGCGCCCGCTGTACCTGCCTGACAGGCTATGCCGGGCCCCAGTGCCAGCACCGTAGTAACGAGGGCTGCTCCTCCCAGCCGTGCCGCAACGGAGGCCTCTGCACTGAGGAGACCAGCTTCCCCTTCTTCCTCTGCCAGTGTGCCCAAGGCTGGACGGGCAAGCGCTGCGAGCAGGGCAGCACCAGGCTGGTAGAGACCCTTCTGCCGCCCGCCTGCCCCCTGGCCGACTGCCACGGCAAGGCCAACGACGGTGTCTGCGACAAGGAGTGCAACACATTCCCCTGCCGCTGGGACGGGGGCGACTGCTCACTGGCGGTGAACCCGTGGGCTCGCTGCACCGACCCGCGCTGCTGGCGTGTTTTCAACAACAGCCAGTGTGACGAGTCGTGCAACAACGCAGACTGCCTCTACGACAACTTTGACTGCAAGAACAAGGAGAAAATCTGCAA TCCCATCTACGAGGCATACTGCATCGACCACTACGCTGACGGCCGCTGTGACCAGGGCTGTAACTCAGAGGAGTGTGGCTGGGACGGTCTGGACTGTGCAGGGAATGTTCCGGAGAACCTGGCTGACGGGGTGCTGGTCCTGGTGGTCCTGCTACCCCCGGACGAACTTGTGAATACGGCCCCTGCCTTCCTGCAGAAGCTCAGCGCCATCCTGAGAACCACCCTGCGCTTCCGCCTGGACCACAACGGAGAGCCCATGATCCGACCCTACACCCGCCGAGAGGCGCGCCTCAAACGAGAGCTGCAGCCCCACCAGGAGGTGATTGGGTCCATAGTGTACCTGGAGATAGACAACCGTCTGTGTTCCCAGCGGTCTGACGACTGTTTCCCATCGGCAGACAGCGCAGCAGACTACCTGGGAGCTCTGTCAGCCGTGGAGATGCTCCCCTTCCCCTACCCCATCAAAGAAGTCCGCG GTGAGAAGATCCCAGACCCTGTAGACATGCCAGAGTGGGGCAAGCTGATGCTGGTGGGCGTGGCAGCCCTGTTCCTGTTGGTCATCCTGGTGGTGGGCGTGCTGATCGGCCGCAGAAAGAGAGAACACAGCACCCTGTGGTTCCCCGAGGGCTTCTTCCCCAAGAAGGAACCCAGCAGCAACAAGAACCGCAGGGAACCCTTAGGCCAGGACGCACTGGGCATGAA ATACATGCCCAAGACGGTGGAGGAGTCTCTGCTTGGCGACCACAGTGACTCGTGGATCGACACAGACTGCCCCGAGGCCAAGAGACTGAAGGTTGAGGAGCCCAGTATCCTGTCAGACAGTGAAGacactgtagactgtagacagtgGACCCAGCACCACCTAGCGGCTGCAGACATCCGCATGCCCCCCTCCATGGCCCTCACCCCGCCCCAGGGAGAGTTCGACCAGGACTGCATGGACGTCAACGTCCGAGGACCTG ACGGTTTCACCCCTCTGATGCTGGCGTCGTTCTGCGGAGGCGGTCTGGAGCCCGAGCTCCCCGAGGAGGAGGAGTCAGAGGAGTGTTCCGCCAACATCATCTCTGACCTCATCTACCAGGGTGCCACATTGGCCGCCCAGACGGACCGCACTGGAGAGACCGCCCTTCACCTGGCTGCCCGCTACGCCCGCGCTGACGCCGCTAAGCGGCTGTTGGACGCCGGGGCCGACGCCAACGCGCAGGACAACACAGGGCGCACGCCGCTACACGCCGCCGTGGCCGCCGACGCCCAGGGGGTCTTCCAG ATTCTGATCCGAACCCGGGCTACAGACCTGGACTCTCGTATGTACGACGGCTCCACCGCCCTGATCCTGGCTGCCCGCCTGGCCGTAGAGGGCATGGTGGAGGAACTCATCACCTGCCACGCAGACATCAACGCTGTCGACGAACTGG GTAAATCTGCTCTGCACTGGGCAGCTGCTGTCAACAACGTGGAGGCCACCATGGCCCTGCTGAAGAACGGAGCCAACAAAGACATGCAGGACCTCAAG GAGGAGACGCCTCTCTTCCTGGCGGCGCGTGAGGGTAGTTGTGAGGCGGTCAAGGTCCTCCTGGCCCACTTCGCCAACAGGGAGATAACCGACCATATGGACCGTCTGCCTCGGGACATCGCCCAGGAGAGAATGCACCATGACATCGTTCAGCTGCTGGATGAGTACAACACAGTGAGGAGCCCCCAGGGCCACGGAGGGGCCCCACACCACCTGGCCGGGGGACACACCCTGTCCCCCCTCATGTGCCCCCCCAGCGCCTTCATGCCCGGCCTGAAGAACACCCCCCAGGGGAAGAAGAGTCGCCGCCCTGGGGCAAAGGGTTCAGGTCTGGGAGGGCAGCATGCCCAGAACCTGAAGGATTCAGCTAAGGCCCGCAACAAGAAGCTGACCCTGGACATGCAGAGCGCCCTGCTGGAGAGCTCTGTCACCCTGTCCCCCGTCGACTCCCTGGACTCCCCCCGCGGAGGGGCCAACAACGCCGGCTACATCACCAACCCCTGCTCCCCGGTCGCCATGCCCTCCTCGGggctcttccactcctccatgtcGGTGCCCAGCACTCCCATGGTGCACAACAGCATGATGGACGGCTCTGGCCCCTTCGCTGTGTCTCTGGCCCAGCTCAACGACCTGGGAGATGGAGGCATGTCCATGCAGGGCCGCGTGTCCATGGCCAGCCAGGTCAACCAGGGCCCCCACAGCTATGTGCTCAACGCCGGCCAGCTGGGGCTCAACATGGGCCTGGTGAGCCCTGTCAGCGTGCCCTTCGACTGGCACAGCCGCATGCCCTCCTCCTCCCAGTGCGGGGGACAGGTGGTGAACCTGGTCCACAGCAGCCAGGCGGGCATGCACCCTCAGAGCCccatgcagcagcagcagaacaGCCTCATGATGCAGCAGCACCAGCAGAACCTATACCGCAGCGCCCAGCAGGCCATGCTGCAGCCCACGCCTGTCATCGCCAGCACGCCCATCTCCCACAGCCCCGTCAAGCTGCCCTCCAtctcagagcagcagcagcagctccacAACCACTCCATGGCCAGCCAGCAGAGCCTCCGCATGGGCACCTCCTCCCCATCCACCCCCCAGACGACACAGCCCCCTCCAGCCTTcttccagcagcagcagcagcagcctcctCAGCCCCAGCCAGCCACTCAGCCCACCTCTCCACAGGCCTCccaagcccctcctccccagGCCAGTGGCAGCACTGCAGGCTTGGAGGACTACCCCACCCCGCCCTCCCAGCACAGCTACTCCTCCGCCCTGGATGCCACCCCCAAGCATTACCTCCGCCTGTCCAGCGAGCATCCCTACCTGACCCCCTCCCCAGAGTCGCCCGAGCCCTGGTCCAGCCCCTCCCCCCACTGTGTGTCTGATTGGTCAGACTCCACCCCCAGCCCGGCGGTGGCCGGTCCTGCCCAAACCCAGATtccccatgtccaggagtccaacGGCAAGATGCAGGTGTTTGCATGA